In Scylla paramamosain isolate STU-SP2022 chromosome 1, ASM3559412v1, whole genome shotgun sequence, one DNA window encodes the following:
- the LOC135111112 gene encoding uncharacterized protein LOC135111112 isoform X2, which produces MKQTYAETPLHMLQPKALFDFASQTLGFVTQSLGYRQPDSYSTDNEDNSLCHFDVREKDEETGLDIYTLNEVADHETFDDCWIVLFDKVFDMTNFLLEHPGGEDVILENAGRDATLAFRGVGHSTLALRALDDYLIGIVCHGERIYTNQNSYRRETR; this is translated from the exons ATGAAGCAGACCTACGCGGAGACACCCCTGCACATGCTCCAGCCCAAGGCCCTCTTCGATTTCGCATCCCAGACTCTTGGATTTGTCACTCAGTCACTCGGGTACAGGCAGCCAGACTCATACTCGACCGACAACGAGGACAATTCTCTGTGCCACTTCGATGTCCgtgagaaagacgaggagaccGGGTTGGACATTTACACTCTCAACGAGGTGGCCGATCACGAGACCTTTGATGATTGCTGGATTGTTCTCTTTGATAAA GTGTTTGACATGACTAACTTCCTGTTGGAGCACCCCGGCGGCGAGGACGTGATCTTGGAGAACGCCGGCAGGGACGCCACCCTCGCCTTCCGCGGCGTTGGCCACTCCACCCTCGCCCTGCGTGCCCTCGATGACTACTTGATAGGCATTGTGTGCCACGGGGAGAGGATCTACACCAACCAAAACTCATACAGACGGGAGACACGATAA
- the LOC135111112 gene encoding cytochrome b5 type B-like isoform X1, translating to MAATMKQTYAETPLHMLQPKALFDFASQTLGFVTQSLGYRQPDSYSTDNEDNSLCHFDVREKDEETGLDIYTLNEVADHETFDDCWIVLFDKVFDMTNFLLEHPGGEDVILENAGRDATLAFRGVGHSTLALRALDDYLIGIVCHGERIYTNQNSYRRETR from the exons ATGGCAG CCACGATGAAGCAGACCTACGCGGAGACACCCCTGCACATGCTCCAGCCCAAGGCCCTCTTCGATTTCGCATCCCAGACTCTTGGATTTGTCACTCAGTCACTCGGGTACAGGCAGCCAGACTCATACTCGACCGACAACGAGGACAATTCTCTGTGCCACTTCGATGTCCgtgagaaagacgaggagaccGGGTTGGACATTTACACTCTCAACGAGGTGGCCGATCACGAGACCTTTGATGATTGCTGGATTGTTCTCTTTGATAAA GTGTTTGACATGACTAACTTCCTGTTGGAGCACCCCGGCGGCGAGGACGTGATCTTGGAGAACGCCGGCAGGGACGCCACCCTCGCCTTCCGCGGCGTTGGCCACTCCACCCTCGCCCTGCGTGCCCTCGATGACTACTTGATAGGCATTGTGTGCCACGGGGAGAGGATCTACACCAACCAAAACTCATACAGACGGGAGACACGATAA